In the genome of Ananas comosus cultivar F153 linkage group 11, ASM154086v1, whole genome shotgun sequence, one region contains:
- the LOC109717697 gene encoding protein SPA1-RELATED 3 isoform X1, with product MEGSEETSGWGRLSTSRGPPSAAAAAASSGGAEGFLTQLAPSLGGGSAAAAAAGAAAAAAEEEEEEEEEDVEGHCEISLREWLDRPGRSVDLLESLHVFRQVVEAVSLAHAQGVVVGNVRPSCFVLSPLNRVSFIESASCSTSGSDSCEEAPAGPSPSPSPSPSPTETASEKAEEADEAAAVSKAFPLKQILLMEFNWYTSPEEASGGPSTFASDIYRLGVLLFELFCTFGSLEGKLTTMANLRHRVLPPQLLLNWPKEASFCLWLLHPEPDPRPKMSEVLQSEFLNQPRDSLEVREAAIRLKEEMEDQELLLEFLLELQRRKQEVADKLRDTVSFLSTDINEVLNQRSILREKEGFCTELDKDELSAVDRCDQSLNEDPFCCGSRKRFRPQLLPFDIEEPSKNLGEGPSSGTHTRIEENILSKSSRLMKNFKKLEVAYFLSRSRFMGQVKNPINSCCTVTNTGRGSVTGTEGSSVGDLTSKEGPYGRRQNEWINPFFEGLCKYLSFSKFEVRADLKQGDLLSSSNLVCSLGFDRDKDFFATAGVNKKIKVFDCNMILNEDRDIHYPVVEMSNRSKLSCICWNNYMKSQIASSDFEGAVQVWDVTRSQVFVEMREHERRVWSVDFSLADPTKLASGSDDGSVKLWNINKAILFLHLAGSIGTIRTKANVCSVQFQPDSARFLAIGSADHKIYCYDLRNLRIPFCTLIGHTKTVSNVKYLDSSTIVSASTDNSLMLWDLSTSQSRIIDSPLQTFTGHTNIKNFVGLSISDGYIATGSETNEVFVYHRAFPMPVLSYKFNVTDPLSGEEVDDPSQFVSCVCWRGQSSTLVGANSSGNIKLLEMV from the exons ATGGAAGGTTCGGAGGAGACGTCGGGGTGGGGGCGGCTCTCCACCTCGCGTGgtcccccctccgccgccgccgccgccgcctctagCGGCGGCGCCGAGGGTTTCTTAACCCAACTGGCCCCCTCCCTCGGCGGCGgaagcgcggcggcggcggcggcgggggcggcggcggcggcggcggaggaggaggaggaggaagaggaggaggacgtCGAAGGCCACTGCGAGATCAGCCTTAGGGAGTGGCTGGATCGCCCCGGCCGCTCCGTCGACCTCCTCGAGAGCCTCCACGTGTTTCGCCAGGTGGTGGAGGCGGTGAGCCTCGCGCACGCCCAGGGCGTCGTCGTCGGCAACGTGCGCCCCTCCTGCTTCGTCCTCTCCCCTCTCAACCGCGTCTCCTTCATCGAGTCGGCGTCGTGCTCCACGTCGGGCTCCGACTCCTGCGAGGAAGCCCCCGCGggaccctcgccctcgccctcgccctcgccctcgcccacggAGACCGCTTCCGAGAAGGCGGAGGAGGCCGatgaggcggcggcggtgagtAAGGCATTTCCTCTGAAGCAGATACTGCTGATGGAGTTCAATTGGTACACCAGCCCCGAGGAGGCGAGCGGCGGCCCGAGCACGTTTGCGTCGGATATATATAGATTGGGCGTTCTCCTCTTCGag TTGTTTTGCACCTTTGGTTCTCTTGAAGGGAAGCTGACAACAATGGCGAACTTGCGACACCGTGTGCTTCCGCCGCAGCTTCTGCTTAATTGGCCCAAGGAAGCCTCGTTTTGCCTTTGGTTGCTGCATCCTGAGCCGGATCCTCGGCCGAAGATGAG TGAGGTTCTACAAAGTGAATTCCTTAATCAACCAAGGGATAGTTTAGAAGTGCGTGAAGCAGCAATCAGGTTAAAAGAGGAGATGGAAGACCAGGAATTACTGCTGGAATTTCTTTTAGAATTGCAGCGGAGAAAACAGGAAGTCGCAGATAAATTGCGTGATACGGTTTCCTTTCTTTCCACTGACATAAATGAGGTTCTCAATCAGCGGTCAATTCTCAGGGAGAAAGAAGGCTTCTGCACCGAGTTGGATAAAGATGAGCTTTCAGCTGTTGATAGGTGTGATCAATCATTGAATGAAGATCCATTCTGCTGTGGTTCCAGGAAGCGCTTCCGACCACAGCTACTGCCTTTTGATATAGAGGAACCCAGCAAGAATCTTGGTGAAGGCCCTAGCTCGGGGACCCACACGAGAATTGAAGAAAATATACTGTCGAAAAGTTCAAGATTGATGAAGAACTTCAAAAAACTCGAAGTAGCTTACTTCTTATCACGATCTCGGTTTATGGGACAAGTCAAAAATCCGATTAACAGCTGTTGTACGGTCACTAATACTGGTAGAGGTTCAGTTACTGGTACCGAGGGGAGTTCGGTTGGTGATTTGACTTCTAAGGAAGGTCCTTACGGTAGGAGGCAGAATGAATGGATAAATCCATTTTTCGAGGGTTTATGCAAGTATTTGTCATTCAGCAAGTTTGAAGTTAGGGCTGACTTGAAGCAAGGTGATCTTCTAAGTTCGTCGAATTTAGTATGCTCATTAGGGTTTGATCGGGATAAGGATTTTTTCGCAACAGCTGGTGTAAACAAGAAAATCAAAGTTTTCGATTGTAATATGATTCTGAACGAAGATCGTGATATTCACTATCCAGTAGTTGAGATGTCTAATAGATCGAAACTAAGCTGTATCTGCTGGAACAACTATATGAAGAGCCAGATAGCTTCGAGTGACTTCGAAGGTGCTGTACAG GTTTGGGATGTTACGAGAAGCCAAGTTTTTGTGGAGATGAGGGAGCATGAGAGGCGGGTATGGTCAGTCGACTTTTCACTTGCGGATCCCACAAAGTTGGCCAGTGGAAGTGACGATGGTTCAGTGAAGCTGTGGAATATCAATAAGGCAATTCTATTCTTGCACCTG GCTGGAAGCATTGGTACTATCAGAACAAAGGCGAATGTTTGTTCCGTCCAGTTTCAACCTGATTCAGCGCGCTTCCTTGCGATTGGTTCGGCCGATCACAAAATCTACTGCTATGATCTTCGTAATTTGAGGATACCTTTTTGTACACTAATTGGTCACACGAAGACTGTAAGCAATGTGAAGTATTTAGATTCATCGACAATTGTATCGGCATCCACCGACAACTCTTTGATGCTCTGGGACTTGTCGACGAGTCAATCGAGGATAATAGACAGTCCACTTCAGACATTCACAGGGCACACAAATATAAAG AATTTTGTTGGACTTTCAATTTCTGATGGGTATATTGCTACTGGCTCTGAAACAAATGAG GTGTTCGTCTACCACAGAGCTTTTCCGATGCCGGTCTTGTCATACAAATTCAATGTCACAGACCCGTTATCTGGCGAGGAAGTCGATGATCCATCGCAGTTTGTTTCTTGCGTGTGCTGGCGTGGCCAATCTTCGACATTGGTCGGTGCAAATTCCAGTGGGAACATCAAGCTCTTGGAGATGGTATAA
- the LOC109717697 gene encoding protein SPA1-RELATED 3 isoform X2 codes for MEGSEETSGWGRLSTSRGPPSAAAAAASSGGAEGFLTQLAPSLGGGSAAAAAAGAAAAAAEEEEEEEEEDVEGHCEISLREWLDRPGRSVDLLESLHVFRQVVEAVSLAHAQGVVVGNVRPSCFVLSPLNRVSFIESASCSTSGSDSCEEAPAGPSPSPSPSPSPTETASEKAEEADEAAAVSKAFPLKQILLMEFNWYTSPEEASGGPSTFASDIYRLGVLLFELFCTFGSLEGKLTTMANLRHRVLPPQLLLNWPKEASFCLWLLHPEPDPRPKMSEVLQSEFLNQPRDSLEVREAAIRLKEEMEDQELLLEFLLELQRRKQEVADKLRDTVSFLSTDINEVLNQRSILREKEGFCTELDKDELSAVDRCDQSLNEDPFCCGSRKRFRPQLLPFDIEEPSKNLGEGPSSGTHTRIEENILSKSSRLMKNFKKLEVAYFLSRSRFMGQVKNPINSCCTVTNTGRGSVTGTEGSSVGDLTSKEGPYGRRQNEWINPFFEGLCKYLSFSKFEVRADLKQGDLLSSSNLVCSLGFDRDKDFFATAGVNKKIKVFDCNMILNEDRDIHYPVVEMSNRSKLSCICWNNYMKSQIASSDFEGAVQVWDVTRSQVFVEMREHERRVWSVDFSLADPTKLASGSDDGSVKLWNINKAGSIGTIRTKANVCSVQFQPDSARFLAIGSADHKIYCYDLRNLRIPFCTLIGHTKTVSNVKYLDSSTIVSASTDNSLMLWDLSTSQSRIIDSPLQTFTGHTNIKNFVGLSISDGYIATGSETNEVFVYHRAFPMPVLSYKFNVTDPLSGEEVDDPSQFVSCVCWRGQSSTLVGANSSGNIKLLEMV; via the exons ATGGAAGGTTCGGAGGAGACGTCGGGGTGGGGGCGGCTCTCCACCTCGCGTGgtcccccctccgccgccgccgccgccgcctctagCGGCGGCGCCGAGGGTTTCTTAACCCAACTGGCCCCCTCCCTCGGCGGCGgaagcgcggcggcggcggcggcgggggcggcggcggcggcggcggaggaggaggaggaggaagaggaggaggacgtCGAAGGCCACTGCGAGATCAGCCTTAGGGAGTGGCTGGATCGCCCCGGCCGCTCCGTCGACCTCCTCGAGAGCCTCCACGTGTTTCGCCAGGTGGTGGAGGCGGTGAGCCTCGCGCACGCCCAGGGCGTCGTCGTCGGCAACGTGCGCCCCTCCTGCTTCGTCCTCTCCCCTCTCAACCGCGTCTCCTTCATCGAGTCGGCGTCGTGCTCCACGTCGGGCTCCGACTCCTGCGAGGAAGCCCCCGCGggaccctcgccctcgccctcgccctcgccctcgcccacggAGACCGCTTCCGAGAAGGCGGAGGAGGCCGatgaggcggcggcggtgagtAAGGCATTTCCTCTGAAGCAGATACTGCTGATGGAGTTCAATTGGTACACCAGCCCCGAGGAGGCGAGCGGCGGCCCGAGCACGTTTGCGTCGGATATATATAGATTGGGCGTTCTCCTCTTCGag TTGTTTTGCACCTTTGGTTCTCTTGAAGGGAAGCTGACAACAATGGCGAACTTGCGACACCGTGTGCTTCCGCCGCAGCTTCTGCTTAATTGGCCCAAGGAAGCCTCGTTTTGCCTTTGGTTGCTGCATCCTGAGCCGGATCCTCGGCCGAAGATGAG TGAGGTTCTACAAAGTGAATTCCTTAATCAACCAAGGGATAGTTTAGAAGTGCGTGAAGCAGCAATCAGGTTAAAAGAGGAGATGGAAGACCAGGAATTACTGCTGGAATTTCTTTTAGAATTGCAGCGGAGAAAACAGGAAGTCGCAGATAAATTGCGTGATACGGTTTCCTTTCTTTCCACTGACATAAATGAGGTTCTCAATCAGCGGTCAATTCTCAGGGAGAAAGAAGGCTTCTGCACCGAGTTGGATAAAGATGAGCTTTCAGCTGTTGATAGGTGTGATCAATCATTGAATGAAGATCCATTCTGCTGTGGTTCCAGGAAGCGCTTCCGACCACAGCTACTGCCTTTTGATATAGAGGAACCCAGCAAGAATCTTGGTGAAGGCCCTAGCTCGGGGACCCACACGAGAATTGAAGAAAATATACTGTCGAAAAGTTCAAGATTGATGAAGAACTTCAAAAAACTCGAAGTAGCTTACTTCTTATCACGATCTCGGTTTATGGGACAAGTCAAAAATCCGATTAACAGCTGTTGTACGGTCACTAATACTGGTAGAGGTTCAGTTACTGGTACCGAGGGGAGTTCGGTTGGTGATTTGACTTCTAAGGAAGGTCCTTACGGTAGGAGGCAGAATGAATGGATAAATCCATTTTTCGAGGGTTTATGCAAGTATTTGTCATTCAGCAAGTTTGAAGTTAGGGCTGACTTGAAGCAAGGTGATCTTCTAAGTTCGTCGAATTTAGTATGCTCATTAGGGTTTGATCGGGATAAGGATTTTTTCGCAACAGCTGGTGTAAACAAGAAAATCAAAGTTTTCGATTGTAATATGATTCTGAACGAAGATCGTGATATTCACTATCCAGTAGTTGAGATGTCTAATAGATCGAAACTAAGCTGTATCTGCTGGAACAACTATATGAAGAGCCAGATAGCTTCGAGTGACTTCGAAGGTGCTGTACAG GTTTGGGATGTTACGAGAAGCCAAGTTTTTGTGGAGATGAGGGAGCATGAGAGGCGGGTATGGTCAGTCGACTTTTCACTTGCGGATCCCACAAAGTTGGCCAGTGGAAGTGACGATGGTTCAGTGAAGCTGTGGAATATCAATAAG GCTGGAAGCATTGGTACTATCAGAACAAAGGCGAATGTTTGTTCCGTCCAGTTTCAACCTGATTCAGCGCGCTTCCTTGCGATTGGTTCGGCCGATCACAAAATCTACTGCTATGATCTTCGTAATTTGAGGATACCTTTTTGTACACTAATTGGTCACACGAAGACTGTAAGCAATGTGAAGTATTTAGATTCATCGACAATTGTATCGGCATCCACCGACAACTCTTTGATGCTCTGGGACTTGTCGACGAGTCAATCGAGGATAATAGACAGTCCACTTCAGACATTCACAGGGCACACAAATATAAAG AATTTTGTTGGACTTTCAATTTCTGATGGGTATATTGCTACTGGCTCTGAAACAAATGAG GTGTTCGTCTACCACAGAGCTTTTCCGATGCCGGTCTTGTCATACAAATTCAATGTCACAGACCCGTTATCTGGCGAGGAAGTCGATGATCCATCGCAGTTTGTTTCTTGCGTGTGCTGGCGTGGCCAATCTTCGACATTGGTCGGTGCAAATTCCAGTGGGAACATCAAGCTCTTGGAGATGGTATAA
- the LOC109717697 gene encoding protein SPA1-RELATED 4 isoform X4, whose amino-acid sequence MEGSEETSGWGRLSTSRGPPSAAAAAASSGGAEGFLTQLAPSLGGGSAAAAAAGAAAAAAEEEEEEEEEDVEGHCEISLREWLDRPGRSVDLLESLHVFRQVVEAVSLAHAQGVVVGNVRPSCFVLSPLNRVSFIESASCSTSGSDSCEEAPAGPSPSPSPSPSPTETASEKAEEADEAAAVSKAFPLKQILLMEFNWYTSPEEASGGPSTFASDIYRLGVLLFELFCTFGSLEGKLTTMANLRHRVLPPQLLLNWPKEASFCLWLLHPEPDPRPKMSEVLQSEFLNQPRDSLEVREAAIRLKEEMEDQELLLEFLLELQRRKQEVADKLRDTVSFLSTDINEVLNQRSILREKEGFCTELDKDELSAVDRCDQSLNEDPFCCGSRKRFRPQLLPFDIEEPSKNLGEGPSSGTHTRIEENILSKSSRLMKNFKKLEVAYFLSRSRFMGQVKNPINSCCTVTNTGRGSVTGTEGSSVGDLTSKEGPYGRRQNEWINPFFEGLCKYLSFSKFEVRADLKQGDLLSSSNLVCSLGFDRDKDFFATAGVNKKIKVFDCNMILNEDRDIHYPVVEMSNRSKLSCICWNNYMKSQIASSDFEGAVQVWDVTRSQVFVEMREHERRVWSVDFSLADPTKLASGSDDGSVKLWNINKAILFLHLAGSIGTIRTKANVCSVQFQPDSARFLAIGSADHKIYCYDLRNLRIPFCTLIGHTKTVSNVKYLDSSTIVSASTDNSLMLWDLSTSQSRIIDSPLQTFTGHTNIKNFVGLSISDGYIATGSETNESKNCLMPRKNKAGLFKKACLRSMDETVE is encoded by the exons ATGGAAGGTTCGGAGGAGACGTCGGGGTGGGGGCGGCTCTCCACCTCGCGTGgtcccccctccgccgccgccgccgccgcctctagCGGCGGCGCCGAGGGTTTCTTAACCCAACTGGCCCCCTCCCTCGGCGGCGgaagcgcggcggcggcggcggcgggggcggcggcggcggcggcggaggaggaggaggaggaagaggaggaggacgtCGAAGGCCACTGCGAGATCAGCCTTAGGGAGTGGCTGGATCGCCCCGGCCGCTCCGTCGACCTCCTCGAGAGCCTCCACGTGTTTCGCCAGGTGGTGGAGGCGGTGAGCCTCGCGCACGCCCAGGGCGTCGTCGTCGGCAACGTGCGCCCCTCCTGCTTCGTCCTCTCCCCTCTCAACCGCGTCTCCTTCATCGAGTCGGCGTCGTGCTCCACGTCGGGCTCCGACTCCTGCGAGGAAGCCCCCGCGggaccctcgccctcgccctcgccctcgccctcgcccacggAGACCGCTTCCGAGAAGGCGGAGGAGGCCGatgaggcggcggcggtgagtAAGGCATTTCCTCTGAAGCAGATACTGCTGATGGAGTTCAATTGGTACACCAGCCCCGAGGAGGCGAGCGGCGGCCCGAGCACGTTTGCGTCGGATATATATAGATTGGGCGTTCTCCTCTTCGag TTGTTTTGCACCTTTGGTTCTCTTGAAGGGAAGCTGACAACAATGGCGAACTTGCGACACCGTGTGCTTCCGCCGCAGCTTCTGCTTAATTGGCCCAAGGAAGCCTCGTTTTGCCTTTGGTTGCTGCATCCTGAGCCGGATCCTCGGCCGAAGATGAG TGAGGTTCTACAAAGTGAATTCCTTAATCAACCAAGGGATAGTTTAGAAGTGCGTGAAGCAGCAATCAGGTTAAAAGAGGAGATGGAAGACCAGGAATTACTGCTGGAATTTCTTTTAGAATTGCAGCGGAGAAAACAGGAAGTCGCAGATAAATTGCGTGATACGGTTTCCTTTCTTTCCACTGACATAAATGAGGTTCTCAATCAGCGGTCAATTCTCAGGGAGAAAGAAGGCTTCTGCACCGAGTTGGATAAAGATGAGCTTTCAGCTGTTGATAGGTGTGATCAATCATTGAATGAAGATCCATTCTGCTGTGGTTCCAGGAAGCGCTTCCGACCACAGCTACTGCCTTTTGATATAGAGGAACCCAGCAAGAATCTTGGTGAAGGCCCTAGCTCGGGGACCCACACGAGAATTGAAGAAAATATACTGTCGAAAAGTTCAAGATTGATGAAGAACTTCAAAAAACTCGAAGTAGCTTACTTCTTATCACGATCTCGGTTTATGGGACAAGTCAAAAATCCGATTAACAGCTGTTGTACGGTCACTAATACTGGTAGAGGTTCAGTTACTGGTACCGAGGGGAGTTCGGTTGGTGATTTGACTTCTAAGGAAGGTCCTTACGGTAGGAGGCAGAATGAATGGATAAATCCATTTTTCGAGGGTTTATGCAAGTATTTGTCATTCAGCAAGTTTGAAGTTAGGGCTGACTTGAAGCAAGGTGATCTTCTAAGTTCGTCGAATTTAGTATGCTCATTAGGGTTTGATCGGGATAAGGATTTTTTCGCAACAGCTGGTGTAAACAAGAAAATCAAAGTTTTCGATTGTAATATGATTCTGAACGAAGATCGTGATATTCACTATCCAGTAGTTGAGATGTCTAATAGATCGAAACTAAGCTGTATCTGCTGGAACAACTATATGAAGAGCCAGATAGCTTCGAGTGACTTCGAAGGTGCTGTACAG GTTTGGGATGTTACGAGAAGCCAAGTTTTTGTGGAGATGAGGGAGCATGAGAGGCGGGTATGGTCAGTCGACTTTTCACTTGCGGATCCCACAAAGTTGGCCAGTGGAAGTGACGATGGTTCAGTGAAGCTGTGGAATATCAATAAGGCAATTCTATTCTTGCACCTG GCTGGAAGCATTGGTACTATCAGAACAAAGGCGAATGTTTGTTCCGTCCAGTTTCAACCTGATTCAGCGCGCTTCCTTGCGATTGGTTCGGCCGATCACAAAATCTACTGCTATGATCTTCGTAATTTGAGGATACCTTTTTGTACACTAATTGGTCACACGAAGACTGTAAGCAATGTGAAGTATTTAGATTCATCGACAATTGTATCGGCATCCACCGACAACTCTTTGATGCTCTGGGACTTGTCGACGAGTCAATCGAGGATAATAGACAGTCCACTTCAGACATTCACAGGGCACACAAATATAAAG AATTTTGTTGGACTTTCAATTTCTGATGGGTATATTGCTACTGGCTCTGAAACAAATGAG TCTAAGAATTGTCTCATGCCTCGCAAGAATAAAGCTGGGTTGTTTAAGAAAGCTTGTCTAAGGAGTATGGATGAAACAGTCGAATGA
- the LOC109717697 gene encoding protein SPA1-RELATED 4 isoform X3 produces MEGSEETSGWGRLSTSRGPPSAAAAAASSGGAEGFLTQLAPSLGGGSAAAAAAGAAAAAAEEEEEEEEEDVEGHCEISLREWLDRPGRSVDLLESLHVFRQVVEAVSLAHAQGVVVGNVRPSCFVLSPLNRVSFIESASCSTSGSDSCEEAPAGPSPSPSPSPSPTETASEKAEEADEAAAVSKAFPLKQILLMEFNWYTSPEEASGGPSTFASDIYRLGVLLFELFCTFGSLEGKLTTMANLRHRVLPPQLLLNWPKEASFCLWLLHPEPDPRPKMSEVLQSEFLNQPRDSLEVREAAIRLKEEMEDQELLLEFLLELQRRKQEVADKLRDTVSFLSTDINEVLNQRSILREKEGFCTELDKDELSAVDRCDQSLNEDPFCCGSRKRFRPQLLPFDIEEPSKNLGEGPSSGTHTRIEENILSKSSRLMKNFKKLEVAYFLSRSRFMGQVKNPINSCCTVTNTGRGSVTGTEGSSVGDLTSKEGPYGRRQNEWINPFFEGLCKYLSFSKFEVRADLKQGDLLSSSNLVCSLGFDRDKDFFATAGVNKKIKVFDCNMILNEDRDIHYPVVEMSNRSKLSCICWNNYMKSQIASSDFEGAVQVWDVTRSQVFVEMREHERRVWSVDFSLADPTKLASGSDDGSVKLWNINKAILFLHLAGSIGTIRTKANVCSVQFQPDSARFLAIGSADHKIYCYDLRNLRIPFCTLIGHTKTVSNVKYLDSSTIVSASTDNSLMLWDLSTSQSRIIDSPLQTFTGHTNIKNFVGLSISDGYIATGSETNESKMKIYDDPDYYEKQSKNCLMPRKNKAGLFKKACLRSMDETVE; encoded by the exons ATGGAAGGTTCGGAGGAGACGTCGGGGTGGGGGCGGCTCTCCACCTCGCGTGgtcccccctccgccgccgccgccgccgcctctagCGGCGGCGCCGAGGGTTTCTTAACCCAACTGGCCCCCTCCCTCGGCGGCGgaagcgcggcggcggcggcggcgggggcggcggcggcggcggcggaggaggaggaggaggaagaggaggaggacgtCGAAGGCCACTGCGAGATCAGCCTTAGGGAGTGGCTGGATCGCCCCGGCCGCTCCGTCGACCTCCTCGAGAGCCTCCACGTGTTTCGCCAGGTGGTGGAGGCGGTGAGCCTCGCGCACGCCCAGGGCGTCGTCGTCGGCAACGTGCGCCCCTCCTGCTTCGTCCTCTCCCCTCTCAACCGCGTCTCCTTCATCGAGTCGGCGTCGTGCTCCACGTCGGGCTCCGACTCCTGCGAGGAAGCCCCCGCGggaccctcgccctcgccctcgccctcgccctcgcccacggAGACCGCTTCCGAGAAGGCGGAGGAGGCCGatgaggcggcggcggtgagtAAGGCATTTCCTCTGAAGCAGATACTGCTGATGGAGTTCAATTGGTACACCAGCCCCGAGGAGGCGAGCGGCGGCCCGAGCACGTTTGCGTCGGATATATATAGATTGGGCGTTCTCCTCTTCGag TTGTTTTGCACCTTTGGTTCTCTTGAAGGGAAGCTGACAACAATGGCGAACTTGCGACACCGTGTGCTTCCGCCGCAGCTTCTGCTTAATTGGCCCAAGGAAGCCTCGTTTTGCCTTTGGTTGCTGCATCCTGAGCCGGATCCTCGGCCGAAGATGAG TGAGGTTCTACAAAGTGAATTCCTTAATCAACCAAGGGATAGTTTAGAAGTGCGTGAAGCAGCAATCAGGTTAAAAGAGGAGATGGAAGACCAGGAATTACTGCTGGAATTTCTTTTAGAATTGCAGCGGAGAAAACAGGAAGTCGCAGATAAATTGCGTGATACGGTTTCCTTTCTTTCCACTGACATAAATGAGGTTCTCAATCAGCGGTCAATTCTCAGGGAGAAAGAAGGCTTCTGCACCGAGTTGGATAAAGATGAGCTTTCAGCTGTTGATAGGTGTGATCAATCATTGAATGAAGATCCATTCTGCTGTGGTTCCAGGAAGCGCTTCCGACCACAGCTACTGCCTTTTGATATAGAGGAACCCAGCAAGAATCTTGGTGAAGGCCCTAGCTCGGGGACCCACACGAGAATTGAAGAAAATATACTGTCGAAAAGTTCAAGATTGATGAAGAACTTCAAAAAACTCGAAGTAGCTTACTTCTTATCACGATCTCGGTTTATGGGACAAGTCAAAAATCCGATTAACAGCTGTTGTACGGTCACTAATACTGGTAGAGGTTCAGTTACTGGTACCGAGGGGAGTTCGGTTGGTGATTTGACTTCTAAGGAAGGTCCTTACGGTAGGAGGCAGAATGAATGGATAAATCCATTTTTCGAGGGTTTATGCAAGTATTTGTCATTCAGCAAGTTTGAAGTTAGGGCTGACTTGAAGCAAGGTGATCTTCTAAGTTCGTCGAATTTAGTATGCTCATTAGGGTTTGATCGGGATAAGGATTTTTTCGCAACAGCTGGTGTAAACAAGAAAATCAAAGTTTTCGATTGTAATATGATTCTGAACGAAGATCGTGATATTCACTATCCAGTAGTTGAGATGTCTAATAGATCGAAACTAAGCTGTATCTGCTGGAACAACTATATGAAGAGCCAGATAGCTTCGAGTGACTTCGAAGGTGCTGTACAG GTTTGGGATGTTACGAGAAGCCAAGTTTTTGTGGAGATGAGGGAGCATGAGAGGCGGGTATGGTCAGTCGACTTTTCACTTGCGGATCCCACAAAGTTGGCCAGTGGAAGTGACGATGGTTCAGTGAAGCTGTGGAATATCAATAAGGCAATTCTATTCTTGCACCTG GCTGGAAGCATTGGTACTATCAGAACAAAGGCGAATGTTTGTTCCGTCCAGTTTCAACCTGATTCAGCGCGCTTCCTTGCGATTGGTTCGGCCGATCACAAAATCTACTGCTATGATCTTCGTAATTTGAGGATACCTTTTTGTACACTAATTGGTCACACGAAGACTGTAAGCAATGTGAAGTATTTAGATTCATCGACAATTGTATCGGCATCCACCGACAACTCTTTGATGCTCTGGGACTTGTCGACGAGTCAATCGAGGATAATAGACAGTCCACTTCAGACATTCACAGGGCACACAAATATAAAG AATTTTGTTGGACTTTCAATTTCTGATGGGTATATTGCTACTGGCTCTGAAACAAATGAG AGTAAGATGAAAATATATGATGATCCGGACTATTATGAGAAACAGTCTAAGAATTGTCTCATGCCTCGCAAGAATAAAGCTGGGTTGTTTAAGAAAGCTTGTCTAAGGAGTATGGATGAAACAGTCGAATGA